The uncultured Sunxiuqinia sp. genomic sequence AAAAAGAATGACAGGATTTTCCGGAAGTTCCATCTTATACCCATAAAGTAAACATTTTTAATACGATGAAAAGAGATCAAATTGTATTTGACATTATTGAAAAAGAACGCCAGCGTCAGTTGAGCGGAATTGAATTGATTGCGTCTGAAAACTTTGTTAGCGAGCAAGTCATGGAAGCGATGGGTTCGGTGATGACCAATAAATATGCTGAAGGATATCCGGGCAAACGTTATTATGGTGGCTGTCAGTGTGTTGATATGACTGAGCAATTGGCTATCGACCGTTTGAAAGAAGTATTTGGAGCAGCATATGCCAACGTGCAGCCACACTCCGGAGCGCAGGCCAATGCGGCTGTGTTAAGCGTTATTCTTAAGCCGGGCGATAAATTTTTAGGTCTTGATCTCTCTCATGGAGGCCATCTCTCTCACGGTTCTCCGGTTAATTCATCGGGTATTTTATACGAGCCAATTGCATACCATGTAAAAGAAGAAACCGGTTTGGTTGATTATGATGAAATGGAAGCTTTGGCTCGCGAACACAAACCAAAACTAATTATTGGTGGAGCATCGGCCTATTCGCGCGAATGGGACTATGCCCGCATGCGTAAAATTGCTGATGAAGTTGGCGCGATGTTTATGGTTGATATGGCTCACCCGGCTGGTTTAATCGCTGCCGGTTTGCTGGAAAACCCTGTCAAATACGCCCACATTGTAACATCAACAACTCATAAAACATTACGTGGTCCCCGAGGTGGTATCATTTTGATGGGTGAAGATTTTGAGAATCCATTTGGCTTTAAAACTCCGAAAGGGGTAACAAAAATGATGTCGGCAGTTATCGATTTTGCTGTTTTCCCCGGACAACAAGGTGGACCACTTGAGCACGTTATTGCATCAAAGGCTATTTCTTTTGGCGAAGCGTTAGATCCTTCCTATAAAGAATACCAGAGCCAGGTGAAAAAGAATGCGGCTGTTATGGCTCAGGCTTTTGTTAATAAAGGCTACAAAGTAATTTCAGGAGGTACCGATAATCACAGTATGTTAATTGATTTACGTACCAAATTTCCTGAATTGACCGGGAAAGTTGCTGAAAACACCTTGGTGAAAGCTGATATCACCATCAATAAAAACATGGTTCCTTTCGACAGTCGTTCGCCATTTACAACTTCTGGATTGCGTGTGGGAACTCCTGCAATTACAACTCGTGGGTTGAAAGAAGAGCAAATGCCTATGATTGTTGATTTGATTGATGAAGTGTTGAGTGACGTTGAAAATGAAGCTGTAATCACATCAGTTCGCGAAAAAGTAAATAAAATGATGAAAGACCTGCCTTTGTTTGCTTGGTAGATCACTTTCTGATTGAAATATATTGAGAGGGCGCTCCAAATGGAGTGCCCTTTTTTTGCGCTTTTCTATAGCAGTTTCGTCATTACGTTTTAGCCGTTTTAAGATTTCTCAAAAGCGGAAAACATGCTCCCGGGAAATTTTTTTGTTCTCAAAAGCAGACGAAAAGCTTCCGGAAAATTATTTTTGTCCAAATGACTGATGAGAACGTCGTAGAATTTGCATTGTAAGCAAACTGCGGACTGCAGAACTTCGGTTTAGATTGTGCGTTACAGCTTGTTTACTTTAAATACAAATTGCTATCGCCGTAGCTGAGGAAACGGTAGTTGTTGTCGAGTGCGTGCTGATACACCCGTTTCCAGTCGTCACCCAGATAGGCTGAAATAAGCAAAAGCAAGGTGCTTTGTGGTTGATGAAAGTTTGTAATCATACCGTCAACCAAACGAAACTGATAGCCCGGCAAAATAATGATTTGGGTAGAAGCGATCACCACCGGCAGTTCGTTTTTGTCCATATAATCGAGCAAGGCCTGTAGAACATCGGCGGTAGATTCATGGTTGGTAGCTTCGTAGGGCGACCACTGCTTTACATGTAATTTATTGGGTGCCTGATGCGGATTGTTCAGGATTGATTTGCCCAACCAATAAAGGCTTTCCAGCGTGCGAATTGACGTTGTCCCCACAGCGATGAGCTTAGCTTTATGTGGGATGAGTTTTTCAATGAGCTGGCGCGAAACAACAATTGTTTCCGAGTGCATCTCGTGCTCGGCAATGGTGGCAGACTTAACCGGTTTAAAAGTTCCGGCACCAACGTGCAGCGTCACTTCTGCCAGCGATATTGATTTTTCCTTCAACGATTGAAACACTGCATCGGTAAAATGCAAGCCGGCTGTTGGAGCGGCCACCGAACCTTCTATTTTCGAATAAATCGTTTGATACCGTTCGTGGTCGCTGGCTTCTGTCTCGCGATGTAGGTAGGGTGGTATCGGTAATATTCCGCAGGCTTCAATCAGCGAGGCAAAGTCAACCGCCGGATTGTTCCAGCTAAATTGAACAACCACGTTGCCATTTTCCTGATTCAATTTTTTTGCCACCAGGGTAATCGCTTTTCCATTTACGTCCACTTGCCGCTCCAGAGGTTCCTTTTTCCATTTTTTTAAATTGCCGACCATGCAATTCCAACTACATTGTTGGGTTTGCTGAAACGCAAGTTGATAGTCGGCAGGCGAATCCGGATCAAGACAGAAAATCTCTATTTGTGCCCCCGTTTTTTTCTGAAATGGAAGTCGCGCACGAATAACTTTGGTATTATTCGAGACCAGTAAACTCTTTTCGGGCAAATAATCAGTAATTGAGCGAAAGATGGCATCTGATATCTGACCATTTTCCCAAACGAGTAATTTCGACGCATCGCGTTCGGTGAGTGGATATTTCGCAATACGTTCGTCCGGCAAATTGTAGTTCAATGCCTGTGCACTTTGATTAAAAACCGGTTTTATAGAAGTTTTTTCGCTCATGAGCGGCAAAAGTACTGAAATATTATTTTCAGTTAAAATTGTTCTTAGTTTTGTGGTAAAATATAGTGAACTATGATAAAAGTAGGAGATCGGGTAAAGTTTATGAATGATGTCGGTGGCGGCGTTGTTACCAAAGTAGTTAGTAAGTCTTTGGTTCATGTTGAAAATGAAGACGGTTTCGAGATTCCGACTTTAGTGTCTGACTTAGTAGTTATTGCCGACGAACAGTATGCTGAAAAACCAAGTGTAGAACAATTTGCAGCACAAGCTAATCCGAAAAAGCCGGAACCGGTTAGTGAACCGGTAAAGGAGGAAGTGGTGCTGATTAAAGGAAATGACAAACCCAATTTTCAGTTGGCCTTTGTGCCTGAGAATAGTCAAAATCCGCTGGAAGGAACTATCAAACTGTATTTAATCAACGACAGTAACTTTTCCGTTTTATATCATTTTTCTGAGTTGAAAGGAAGCGAATACACCAGTAAGGAAGCGGGGGAGTTGGAGCCGAATACGAAATTGTGGTTGGATTCAATTGCCCAGGTTGACATTGCTGAGCTGCCGGAGTATTTCTTTCAGTTAATCTGCTATCGCGAAAAAGCAAGTCAGTTGGAACGTCCTGTAGAAGCTTCAGTGAAAATTAACCCGGTGAAGTTTTATAAGTCGGGTAGTTTTGTGTCCAACGAGTTTTTCAATGAAAAAGCGATGGTCATGAGACTAAACCCAAACCCGATGGAAAAGGTGGTTGAAGCCTTGACCGAAAAGGAGGTAAAGAAAGCGGTAAGTGCAAAAGAGCCTGCCCGTAAACGAAGGCGAGTTGTCGAAAATACGGATATGCTGGAGGTGGATTTACATATTCACGAGTTGATTGATGATACCGCCGGACTCTCGAACAAGGAAATGTTGGATTTACAAATGAAACATTTTCATGAGAAAATGGATGAGGCGATTAAAAAGCGGATAAAGAAAGCCGTTTTTATTCATGGCCTTGGAAACGGAACACTGAAACAGGAAATTCGTCGGGAGCTAACGCATAAGTATAGAAAATACAACTTTCAGGATGCCAGCTTTCAGGAATATGGCTATGGGGCAACCATGGTTATTCTGCATAAATAAATTGAGCTGATTAGAATAGTTCAGCGTTTTTCATAATTTTGCAGCGCAGACCGCTCTATCGCTCTTCAATTTATATTGAAGGGAGGAAAGTCCGGGCAACAGAGGGCACCATGTTTCTTAATTGGAAGGCGGGCGAAAGCTTGCAGTAGTGTAACAGAAAATGACCACCTCGGCTTCCCGGGGAAAGGGTGAAAAGGTGAGGTAAGAGCTCACCGGTTTCGGAGGTAACTTCGAGGGCCGTACACCTCGTGGGTTGCAAGACCAAATATATCACGACCAGGAGCTGCCCGTTCCATTTCAACCTGGTTGAAAGTCGTGAGGGGTAGGTTGCTAGATCGTAGCAGTGATGCTGCGGCCAGATAAATGATAGAGGCTCTCCGTCTTTAGGTGGAGGGTACAGAACCCGGCTTACAGGTTTGCGTTTTTAATTTTATAAACAGACAAACTATTTTTTTCAATGATATGTTAAGATAGTTTGTCTGTTTTTTTTATACCTTTTAGGTGATAAACAAATCCATTCATGAAAAAGAGTTTACTAGTGCTTAGCACATTATTTTTTGCTGTTACTGTAGTTGTTGCACAGATAGCTGATACCAATTCAACGCTGACAATTCATTCAAACACGATCATTTCAAGTGGCGACGGTGTTCCCTTTTGGTTGCAAATGAATCAGCAGGGAATGATTGATGATTCCGATCCGATTCAGGAGCTATTTATTTTAGACTATGACAAGCAAGCTGATCGTAATCTACAAGATAAATTTCAACTGGCCTATGGAGTGAACTTAGTTGGCCGATTATCGGAGAACTCGACTTTTAATCCGAATGAATACTGGGCACAGCTGCACTTTAAAAGATGGTTTTTGCATGTTGGAGCAAAGGCTGAACCGATTTTTGCCAATGGCTTATCGTTAACCAACGGAAACTTTTACCTGTCGAATAACGCACGTCCATTACCACGCGTTGGTTTTGGAACAGCCGACTTCAAGCTATTTCAAAATGGATGGTTGAGTAAGTTCGCTTTTGATTTTGAGTACAATGAGTATTTATTAGTTGATAACCGAATTGTTGATGATGGGAACTTACACCATAAACGATTGGATGTAAATTATTCAATAACCGACAAGTGGACTTTCTCAGCCGGTGTGGATCATTGGGTATTTTGGGGTGGGACATATACATCAAGCAGTGGTGATTTTATAATGCCTGGGTTTGAAGATTATTTCAGATATATAACTGGTAGGGTAGGAAGTAACGATGCCCCGGCAATTGATCGGGCTAACGTGGCGGGAAACCAGCTCGGTCAGTATTTAGCCTCTTTGGAGTACGATGGCGAAAGCGATTATCTGAAATTGTATTGGCAACACCCTTGGGAAGATCGCTCAGGCATTCAGCTGGAAAATGCTCCTGACGGTTTGTGGGGAATTTATTGGAAGCATGTTGCTGATAAACCCTTTATAGAGTCGGCTGTGCTGGAATATGCCAACACCAGAGATCAAAGTGGGCAACATCACAAATACCATCCAGATCCAAGCCGACCTGATTATGAGGTTGGCGAAGGAGAAGACAATTATTTTACGCATGGCGTTTATAAATCGGGTTTTGTGAGTTATGATCGAATGATTGGAATTCCATTATTCATTCCGATTTTTAATGAGGACGGAGTTTCGAAAGGGTTTGATAATACCCGGTTTTTGGCAATTCACAATGGCTTAAGTGGATGGATCAATAACTCAATCGAATGGAAAACGAAGCTTAGCTATTCGAAGCACTATGGGAGGCACAATGCCGAGTATGCTTCACCTAAAGAGTTTCTTTCGGCATCAGTTCAAGCAACGTACATATTGCCAAATATTCCTCTACGGTGTGGTATTCAGCTAGCTTATGATCACGGTTCAATATTGCCGTCCGATTTTGGAGCGGCTGTTAAACTGAGCTATTCATTGAAATAATCGACAGGATTATTGTTTTAAGCAAGCCTCTTTTTTGACCTGATAAATTTGAATGGATCTTGGTGAACCGGAATTCCAGTTGATAGAACACGACGTGTAAGTTGTATTTGTTTTGATCTTTTCTTCATAATTTTTTCGGAGCGTCTGTGCAAATATCCTATTACCGCAAAACTGATTGCCAGCGTTAAAAGAAAACTGAAAGTTGTCGATAAGTAAGCTTGTGATGATATGCTCAATGAAACAAAGAATAACGTGTATAATATCAAAAAAACACTCGCTTGAATATGTTGCATCCCGGAGCGAATTAGAATATGATGAATATGATTCATATCTGCCGAAAAAGGAGAACGCTTCTGATAAAGACGTATAGCAAACACCCGTAAAGTATCGGTAACCGGTACAATGAGTAACGAAAGAATAAAGTTAGGCGCATTGTGAATTTTGACCATCTCAGGTGCCGTCACGTTAAAGCTTAAAAATTTAATCGCCAGAATACCTAATAAGCATCCTAATATTAAAGAGCCTGTATCGCCCATAAATATTTTATTTTCTTTTCCCCAAAGGTTAAAGCGTAAAAAGGCTAATAAACTTCCGGCTACCGCAAAACTCAAAATGGTGTATGCAAAGTGTCCGGTTATCAGAAAGCATACACCCAGTATTGATGAAACCAACATTGTGATTGAAGCTGCAAGCCCATCAATCCCATCAATTAAGTTTATCGCATTGATAAGAAAAAGTAGAAGCATAAATGAAATTGGGGCACTCATCCAAATACTAATTTGGTTGAGGTAAAATAAGTTTGATAAGCTGCTGATTTGCACATTGCCCATAAAAACCAAAATGCCGGCAGCTAATACCTGAATCAACAATTTTTTCATTGGAGCAATGATCAGGATATCATCTTTCAGTCCGATGAAAAATAATAAGATAAGCGCAGCAAGTATGTATCTGAATTCGGGAAACTCAATCTGTCCAATGAACAAGATTGAACTTAAGGTTATTCCAATGAAAATACTGACACCGCCTAATGTAGGGATAACAGTTTTGTTTAATTTTCGTGAATTTGGTACGTCAAATAATTTTTTTTCTTGTGAAATACGCACGATTGGGGGAATGCATACATAAGTGATGAGAAAACTTATAATGATTGTGCAGAATATGTAGAATAAGTATTGTTCCATAGATGAATGGTTTAATTCAAAGGTAACACTTTAATATGTTTGTTAGCAGATTTTAATATTATTAAAATGTTTTCTTTTGTCTTTTTTTGTGTTGTAATGATATGTAAATATTTGTTAGTCTATTCTTTGTGAATTATCATAGGAGAAACCTATCGATTGATAAAATTAGATCAAGTACTTTGCTTCCGGTGAAAGTGACAGTGTCGACTAAATGTTGTGTATAGATTGCTTTCATTTTTTATTTAATGATTATTTTTGACGCTGGATAAATCACAATTAGGATTATTATTAAACATGATGGTACTTTTAAATAATAGTTGCGTTGGCTAATTATATTTTTTTGTTATGCTGAAAAAAGGGGATTACAAATGGCATGCCGTTTATGTCAAATCGCGTGCAGAGAAAAGATCATTCGAAGACATTGTATCTAAAGGTATAGATGCCTATTTGCCGCTTAAAATATCGAAGAAAAAATGGAGCGATCGGATTAAGGTTGTAGAAGAACCTCTTATTCGGGGCTATCTGTTTGTAAAGGTCAGTAATCGGGAGTATGTTAAGGTTTTACAAGCTTCCGGAGTTGTCGCTTATGTTAGTTTTGGAGGAAAGCGAGCCGAGATTCCGGAAAAGCAAATTCAGGATTTAAGAGTATTTCTGGAAGAACTTAATGACGCCGTACAAGTTACCAATGAAAACCTGACTAAGGGCGAGAAAGTGAAGGTTTTGAGTGGCCCATTGGAAGGAATGGAAGGAGAGATCTCAGAGATCAAAGGTCGAAAAAGAATCGGGATGCGTTTTGAATCGCTAGGATGCTCTGTTTTTGCTGATGTTTCAATAGAACTAGTAGAAAAAGTTGAATCAATAAAATAGGTTTTATATCTTTAATTTATTGATAATGAGTTTGTATATAGCAATTCCTATTATTACACCCGAGATATTGGCACAGATATCAAGCAAAGAAAAATGTCTGCCTAAACGCATGGTAATTTGAAGGAATTCCATAAAAACGCCCCAGCCAACAATAAACGAGTATAGCTTCCAACGTTCGATATTAGTTTTCACATGAAAGGTCCACAAAATTAGGAGCGAGAATAGAAAGTACATCATCATGTGAATTAATTTGTCAGCTCCCGGGAATAAAGGCACCTTTGGAAAATCGTCCAAAGGTAGCAAAGACAGCAAGACAATGATGCCAAGATAGAGGACTGATATTAGTAGTCTTATCTCAAATGAAAATAAGCTGAAGATTTTTTTTATTATTTTGTTGTCGATCTCTACTTCTTTCATTTTTTATGAGTTGATTTTTTCAAATTGATAACTTTTTTTTCAATGTGATAAAGTTTAGGGGTGGTATTCGGAATTGATATCTTCGATTAATTTAGATTCATAGAAACAAATTTATGCTTATTATGGTTGAAACATCATTGTCATGTTTCAGTTATCAAATAATTAATACAAAAATCATTCATGAAAACTGCTTCACTAAAACAAATAAGAGATGAACTAAAAATCTATTCTTCTGAAGATTTACAATCGTTATGTATCAGGCTAGCAAAGTACAAAAAGGATAATAAGGAATTACTCAGTTATTTATTGTTTGAAGCTGATGATGAAGTAGCCTATATTCAGTCGGTAAAGGATGAGATTGATAGCGGTTTTGAATGTATGAACCGGAAAAGTACTTATTTTATTAAAAAGAGCTTGCGCAAAATACTAAGAGATATGACCAAGTACATCAAGTACTCGGGAATTAAAACGACTGAACTGGATTTATTGATCTATTTCTGTCGCAAAATTAGAACCTCGAAAATCCCTCTCAACAGGAGTTTAGAGTTGCGGAATATTTATGCTCGTCAGGTTATTAAGATTGAGAACTTGCTTAAGAAACTCCATGAAGATATTCAATTTGACTATCATGATGATGTTCGATTTTTGAAAGTATAAAAAAGACGATGCCATTAAAACTTCGTCTTTTATATTAATTGTTGTTTTCGATTAATCGTATTGATGTTCTCCTTCTGCTGGACCACAATCGCAATCACAATCAAGCCCTTTTTCATATTGTTCAAGGGCTCTTAAACTCATTCCCATCGATGAAAATCCTCCGTCGTGGAAAAGGTTTTGCATGGTTACTTTCTTCGTTAAATCGGAGAAAAGCGTGATGCAGTAATTTGCACACTCATCACCTGTTGCATTACCAAGCGGAGACATACGCTCGCCAAAGTCAAGCAGTTTGTCCATTCCCTTTACACCACTACCGGCAGTGGTCACTGTTGGCGATTGCGAAACGGTATTGATCCGTACGTTACGTTCACGCCCATAAATGTACCCAAAACTACGTCCGATTGACTCCAGCAATGATTTAGCATCGGCCATATCATTATACCCATAAAAAGTACGCTGAGCGGCAACATAAGAAAGGGCAACCACAGATCCCCATTCATTTATGGCGTCTAACTTTCGTGAAACCTGAAGTACTTTGTGGAATGAAATCGCTGAGATATCAAGCGTCTTTTCGAGATAGCTGTAATCAAGGTCGCTATAGTGGCGACCTTTTCTAACATTGGGCGACATTCCTATTGAGTGTAAAACAAAATCAATTTTACCTCCAAGGACTTCCATTGATTTTTTTACGAGGTTTTCAAGTTCTTCAACATTAGTGGCATCTGCAGGAATTAACTCTGCACCACATTTTTCAGCTAGTTTAGCTGTGTCTCCCATTCGTAAGGCAATGGAAGTATTGGTAAGTGTGAAGGTTGCTCCTTCTTCGTGGGCTCTTTCAGCTACTTTCCATGCAATGGAGTCAGCATTTAAAGCACCAAAAATAATTCCCTTTTTACCTTTAAGTAAATTATAAGCCATGATTTTAAATTTATGAGTAAAACAACTCTCGTTTAAAATGGTTGTAAAAAATTATCATACAACAAAAAACCGGCTTTTGCCGGCTGATTTGATTTTTAAATCTTTTCTATGTAGCTGACAGGGAGCCATCCCTGATTGCCATCAGCTATTCGAACCTCTATCCAGTTTCCCAAACTGTCTTTTATTTCCACTTTTAGCCCTTCGTGAATCAAGAATAAATCTGTACCACTTTCCGATGGCGAACTTTTAACAGTAACACTAGGTTGAGTAATTATGGCAAAATTGTGGTTCTTCATTCGATTTTTCTGCCGTGCGGCAAAGTTATAACTAAAAATTGAAATGCCTATAATAAAAATGCCCAGCCAAAAAGAGAGCCGTTTTATTGCTATTGTCCGGGTAAAAAGAAATAGTCCGGATAGAATTAGAACTAAGATAAATGAACTAATGCTGATTTTAGCCCATCCATCAGTCGAAAACTGATTGGCAATATTGTTCCACCATCGAATAAAAAATACTTTAGGAAGTGGATCAATGGCATCAACGACATGCTGGTTGGCCAGTTCGAGGTTGAATTGGATATCTTCATCTTTTGGTGCCAATAATTTGGCACGTTCGTAATTGATGATTGCCTGAGTAACCTGACCGGATTTAAAGTAAGCATTGCCCAGATTGAAATAAACTTCGGCTGACTCTAAATTACCATTGAGAATCTCGTTATATGCTTCAATAGCCTGATCGTATTCCTGATTCGTATAATGCTCATTTGCTTTTTCGAGTAAATTTTGTTGAGCGAGGGCGTTCAGCGAAAAGAATAGAATGAATATGATTTGAAAAAATGTTTTCATTGTTTTTTTCCTATTAACGAATTTGTTTTTCCAATTTCCCCATTAAGCCGGCGGCTTTATCGTATAGTTCTGCTTTAGTCGAGTCAACTGCACTTGGTGCATATCGGGCGTATTCGCACGTGTCGACAATATGAATGAAGTCGGTAATTACCTCTGGTGAAACCTGACGTTTTTCTAGAGATTCCGAAGCATTTTGCCTGTTCATATCAGCAAGCGGAATACTCAATTTATCACTCAAATATCCCCAAAAAGCTTTTAAAACAGACTCGTAGAAAGCCTCATCGTTATCATTTTTTAAATGACCAGCAGCAACCTTCAAGTGTTTACGAGCTACTTTATTGGCTTTCTTGTTTCGAACAAGTTGCATATTGGAATTCTCTTTCAGTTTTTTACGATATACCAAGGCTATCACAGTAAATAATAATGCAGCACCCAAATAAAGCAGGTAAAAAGCTAAACTTCCGAAGAACGAAGATTCCTTGGGCTTCAGTTTATACTTACCTTGTTTAATGAAGCGGATGTCTTTTCCAATAAAGCGCACATCTTCTTTCGAATAGGCACTGGTAACCGTTGTATTTTGGTCATCATTTCCTTTTTCTACCTGAAGCGTAAACTCTTTGGAATGAGCGTATTCGAAATTTCTACTAGCCGGGTTAAAGCTGGCAAATTTAACAGGCGGAATAGAATATTCACCTGCAAAACGCGGAATAAACAAATATTCAAATGTTTTGCTTCCGGTTAATCCGCCGTTCGATGTATTTAAATTCTCGCTGGTCTTCGGATCGTAAACTTCAAAATCAGCTGGGAATTCAACATTAGGAGCATCAATCAGTCGCAAATTTCCGCTTCCCGAAATGGTAATCTTCAACGTCGCTGCTTCGTTCGATTTAAGCTGAGCTTTGTCCAACGAAGCCGAAAACTTTAAATTACCAACACCGCCGGTAAAGCTTGCTGGTTCTGAAGGTAAATTTTTAACATTGATTGAAACCGGAGGACTAACCACTTTAGCCTGAATGTTTCGATAATTATCGAAGAAATCGTCGAAGAAGCTTCGCTGCTGGCGAATGCGTTGTCTAACCAAACAGGTGATTTCAAAAGGATCGATGGTTATTTTTCCTGTTTGCTGTGGAAAAAGTATGGTTTTCTTCAATACGCCAACCTGGTATATCTTGTTGTTGTATACTTCTCGTGTAAAGCTAATCTGATTTGGAATGTCAATCTCCTGTGTCCAAAATCCGGCGTAGGAGGGGAGTTTTACATCATCAAAATTAGTGATTGGAACATCGGGAGCAACGTAAATTTTAACAGTCGCTATAATTTGTTCACCCTTATAAACGTTGCGTTTATCCAGATCCACTTTCACAAAAAGGTCATCTTTATCGATAGAACCACTGGCAGCAGTTGATGATTGCTGCCGTTGATTGTTGGTAGAACTTTGTGGCTTTTGTCCCTTGACTACCTGAATACTCAACTCATTGGATTCATATACTTTTCCATCAACTTTTATGGATGCAGGGCGAATAGTAAACTTGCCTTCTTCTTTAGCACGTAAAATAAAAATATAAGAAAAACTGACCGATTGAGTCGTCTTTCCGTTAATAATTTGCACACTCGAACTTTGCGAGGTTGATGGCCCCATTAAAACATCAAAATTAGATATGTCGGGTAATTGCAAATCGGTGCCACGTTCGTTTAATGTAAATGATAAACGAAACTGTTCACCTACAGAGACCACATTTGGTCCCGACATGGTAAATCTTACGCTGTCGGCATCTGCAAAAAATGCCGGAATGAGGAGTAATAGTGTTACAATAAGTTTTTTAGTCATCTTGCTTAATTATGCTCGATTGAAATTTTTGTTAAAATTAACAAATAATCAGCTACCAGTCTTTGTCGGTTTTACGCTGTTTCGCTTTTTCCGCTTGAGCCTTTTTCACTTTCTCCTGAATTTTTTTCTCGTCATTCTGTAAGGCTTGCAATAAGCGTTCAGCAGCCTCCTTCGATATCTTTTGCTGCTGTTGCTGTTGCTGTTGCTGTTGCTGTTGATCTTTATTTTGTTGGTCCTTATTTTTGTCCTTATTCTGATCTTTGTTTTGATCTTGCTTGTCCTTGTTGTGTTGATCCTTATCTTTATCCTGATCCTGATTTTTGCCCTGATCCTTGTTTTTGTTTTGCTGTTTCTTTTGTTCTTCCTGTTTTTTCTTCAGGTTCATAGCATAAACAAGATTGTATTTACTGTCAAGGTCTTCCGGATTGTTTCGCAAAGCCTTTTTATAAGCTTCAATACTCTCGTCTAGCTTATTTTGCATGAGCATCGAATTTCCCAAATTGTGATACGCTCTGGATTTTTCATTTTTATCATCGCTTTTCTCCGCAATCTCTTCAAATTTGGAGGTTGCCTGGTCAAACTTCATTTGTTTATACAGGGCATCGCCCAGATTGAAATTCCATTGCAAATCATCAGGGCGTTTATCCAGTGCTTTTCTGTAGGCCGTTTCGGCTTGGCTAAAGGCAGTGGTGTCGAGCTTGATGGTATCTTCCAGCGCTTGCTCAAATATCTCGTTTCCTTGGCGAATAAATTTGCGTTCGTTTTGTGCTTGAGACTGAATCCCCAGAAATAACAAGAATAAAAAAAGTACGGTATGTATAAATCCTAATTTCTTCATTATCCAAATAATTTGACGTTTTTCAAATATTTGTTCTTTCTCTCTAACAGTAAAAAGTCAATTAATAGCAATAGAATAGAAAATCCTAAAAACCATTGAAACTGGTCTTCATAATCTGAATAAACCAACGATTCCATTTCTGCCTCTTCCATTTTGTCAATTTCGTTGAAAAGGGTATTTAATCCTACCTGAGCATTGTTGGCTCGCACATAGATTCCATTTCCAGCCGCCGCAATCTGTTGCAGCATTTCCTCATTCAGTTTGGTTACCACTACGTTTCCTTCTTTGTCTTTACGATAATCTCTTTGTCCGTTTTTATATACAGGAATCGGTCCTCCTTGAGGAAGTCCCATACCAATGGTGTGAACAATAATTCCTTTT encodes the following:
- a CDS encoding capsule assembly Wzi family protein, whose amino-acid sequence is MKKSLLVLSTLFFAVTVVVAQIADTNSTLTIHSNTIISSGDGVPFWLQMNQQGMIDDSDPIQELFILDYDKQADRNLQDKFQLAYGVNLVGRLSENSTFNPNEYWAQLHFKRWFLHVGAKAEPIFANGLSLTNGNFYLSNNARPLPRVGFGTADFKLFQNGWLSKFAFDFEYNEYLLVDNRIVDDGNLHHKRLDVNYSITDKWTFSAGVDHWVFWGGTYTSSSGDFIMPGFEDYFRYITGRVGSNDAPAIDRANVAGNQLGQYLASLEYDGESDYLKLYWQHPWEDRSGIQLENAPDGLWGIYWKHVADKPFIESAVLEYANTRDQSGQHHKYHPDPSRPDYEVGEGEDNYFTHGVYKSGFVSYDRMIGIPLFIPIFNEDGVSKGFDNTRFLAIHNGLSGWINNSIEWKTKLSYSKHYGRHNAEYASPKEFLSASVQATYILPNIPLRCGIQLAYDHGSILPSDFGAAVKLSYSLK
- a CDS encoding S-adenosylmethionine:tRNA ribosyltransferase-isomerase, with product MSEKTSIKPVFNQSAQALNYNLPDERIAKYPLTERDASKLLVWENGQISDAIFRSITDYLPEKSLLVSNNTKVIRARLPFQKKTGAQIEIFCLDPDSPADYQLAFQQTQQCSWNCMVGNLKKWKKEPLERQVDVNGKAITLVAKKLNQENGNVVVQFSWNNPAVDFASLIEACGILPIPPYLHRETEASDHERYQTIYSKIEGSVAAPTAGLHFTDAVFQSLKEKSISLAEVTLHVGAGTFKPVKSATIAEHEMHSETIVVSRQLIEKLIPHKAKLIAVGTTSIRTLESLYWLGKSILNNPHQAPNKLHVKQWSPYEATNHESTADVLQALLDYMDKNELPVVIASTQIIILPGYQFRLVDGMITNFHQPQSTLLLLISAYLGDDWKRVYQHALDNNYRFLSYGDSNLYLK
- the glyA gene encoding serine hydroxymethyltransferase, producing MKRDQIVFDIIEKERQRQLSGIELIASENFVSEQVMEAMGSVMTNKYAEGYPGKRYYGGCQCVDMTEQLAIDRLKEVFGAAYANVQPHSGAQANAAVLSVILKPGDKFLGLDLSHGGHLSHGSPVNSSGILYEPIAYHVKEETGLVDYDEMEALAREHKPKLIIGGASAYSREWDYARMRKIADEVGAMFMVDMAHPAGLIAAGLLENPVKYAHIVTSTTHKTLRGPRGGIILMGEDFENPFGFKTPKGVTKMMSAVIDFAVFPGQQGGPLEHVIASKAISFGEALDPSYKEYQSQVKKNAAVMAQAFVNKGYKVISGGTDNHSMLIDLRTKFPELTGKVAENTLVKADITINKNMVPFDSRSPFTTSGLRVGTPAITTRGLKEEQMPMIVDLIDEVLSDVENEAVITSVREKVNKMMKDLPLFAW
- a CDS encoding DUF2027 domain-containing protein, which codes for MIKVGDRVKFMNDVGGGVVTKVVSKSLVHVENEDGFEIPTLVSDLVVIADEQYAEKPSVEQFAAQANPKKPEPVSEPVKEEVVLIKGNDKPNFQLAFVPENSQNPLEGTIKLYLINDSNFSVLYHFSELKGSEYTSKEAGELEPNTKLWLDSIAQVDIAELPEYFFQLICYREKASQLERPVEASVKINPVKFYKSGSFVSNEFFNEKAMVMRLNPNPMEKVVEALTEKEVKKAVSAKEPARKRRRVVENTDMLEVDLHIHELIDDTAGLSNKEMLDLQMKHFHEKMDEAIKKRIKKAVFIHGLGNGTLKQEIRRELTHKYRKYNFQDASFQEYGYGATMVILHK